The genomic DNA CTTCGAGGTCAAAAAGATTTTCCTGACTGATAAACTGGCGAACCTGGTCGAGCATAACGGTAAACGGAGGGGGTAGGGCACTAGCCCGCAAAGATGCGCGTTAGGCCCTGCCCGCCGCCGTAACTTTGGCCCCGAATGCCGCTACCTCGTTTTTTTCTGCTCCTCCTGCTGTGGCTGCCCCTGGGGGTTTTGCACGCCCAAAACCGGCCCGCTGCCGCCCCCAAGCCTACCCCCGGCGCCCGCGCCCAAGCCGCCCAACCCGTGAAGGGCACGCCCGTGGAGCTGCTGCACGCCGATGAGCTGCGCGGCGGCGACTTCAACGGCGTCAAAATCCGCAAATTGCTGGGCAATGTCTCCTTCAAGCAACAGGATGTGCTGCTGTACTGCGACTCGGCCTACCAGTACACCGAACGTAATGAGATTGAGGCGTTTAGCAATGTGCGCATCGTGCAGAGCGACACGATGACCATCACCGGCGACCACGGCTACTACGATGGCAATAAGCGCCTGGCCCGCATGACGGGCAACGTGGTGATGCGCGACCCGCGCATGACGCTCACCACCACCGCCCTCGACTACGACATGACCCGCCGCACGGCCTTCTACACCGTGGGCGGCCACCTCGTGGACCCCAAAAATACCCTCGATAGCCAGCAGGGCTTTTACGACACCAATAGCAAAGTCTTTGTCTTTAAGCGCGATGTGCACCTGGTTTCGCTCGACGAGCAGGGCGCGGCCACTGACCTGCGCAACGACACGCTGACGTTTAATACTATCTCCAAAATCGCGTATTTCGACGGCCCTACCCGTATCAAGAGCGCGCAGGGCGACCTCTACGCCGAAAAAGGCACCTACAACACGGTGACGCGTATCTCCAACTTCGCCCGCAACGCCAAGATTGACACGCCCGGCTATCTGCTCGGCGGCGACGTGCTGGTGTATGACCAGGTGAAGCTCTACGGCGTGGCGACGGGCCACGTTTCGCTCATTTCGAAGAAGGACAACGTGGTGCTGCGTGGCGACCGCGGCCGCTACTGGCGGGCGCTGGGCCGCACCAAAATATTCGGCGACCGGCCGGTGGTGCGCAATATTTCGGGCAAAGACACCCTCTACCTGGCCGCCGACACGCTGCTGAGCGTGGAAACCCGGCCCGGCCGCGCCGTGCAGCGCCCCGTTATCTACGCCTGGCCCAAGGTGCAGATTTTCAGAGGCTTGATGCAGGGCCGCTGCGACTCGCTCACCTACGACCGCCAGGACAGCATTATTTACCTTAACCGCGACCCGGTGGTGTGGCAGGCCCGCAACCAGCTCACGTCTGACTCGATGAACCTGCGCTTCAAGCACGGCCAATTGGAGCGGGCCAACCTGTTCAGCAATGCGTTTGCCATTCAGGAAGACACCGTGCAGGACTACAACCAGGTGAAGGGCCGCAACATGGTGGCCTACTTCCGGCGCAGCCAGATGGCCCGCATCGACGTGCTCGGCAACGCCGAAAGCCTCTACTTTACCCTCGATGGCGACACGGTTATGAGCGGCCTCAATAAGTCGGTGTCGGCCACCATGCAGGCGCGCTTCGCCGACAATAAAATCAAGCAGCTCAGCTTGCTTACCAACCCCGAGGCCAGCTACACGCCGGTGCACGAGATAAAGCCGGGAACTAAAGAGCTTAAGGGCTTTAAGTGGCGGGCCGCCGAGCGCCCTACCCGGCGCATCGTCTTCGGCAAGCACTTCGCCAGCGATATCAAAAAAACCAAACCCAAGTTGAAGGCCAAAGTCAGGTCCGGCATCCGGCCAAAAACCCGGCCCAAACCCAAGGCAAAAATGAAAGCCCGCCCGCCCGCGCCCAAGGCCCCGGCGCGGCCGCCTACCCCCCCGGCCGTGGCCAAGCCCGCCGCCGTTGCAACCCCACGCTAGCTCAGCGGCTCCTGGGTAGTGACTAATGACGAGTGACGAGTGACTAATGTTCTTGTAAAGCAGGGTGTTAGGCTGATTGCAGTAGGTTGCCAATTCGAGCCTGACTAACTCAGTTGGGCCTCTGGCCCCTCACTCATTAGTCGGTAGTCACTACTCATTAGTCATTAAATCCCTTATCTTTGCCCTTTGTATGCGATTTCCCCGTCTGATTACCGCGGTTCTGCTCACCAGCACTCTTTCGTTAGGGTCCTGCACGGGCTACCAGAAGCTGCTTAAAAGCGCCAACGTCAATGAGAAGTACGAGGCGGCCATCAAGTATTACGACAAGGGCGACTACTTCCGCTCGGGGACGTTGCTGGAAGAACTGATTCCACTGCTCAAGGGCCGGCCCGAGGCCGAAAAGGCGCAGTTTTACTTTGCCAACACCAATTATAAGCAGCGTAACTACGTGCTGAGCGCGTATTATTTCAAGCAGTTTATCGATACCTATCCCAATTCGCCGCTGGTGGAAGAGGCATCATTTCTGCGGGCCAAGTCGCTGTTTCGCGACTCGCCCGGCTACGAGCTTGACCAGACCAACACGGTAACGGCCCTGGAAACGATTCAGGATTTTCTGAATACCTACCCCACCAGCCAGTTCCGCGTCGAGACGGATGCTATGTCGCAGGAGTTGCAGAAGAAACTGGAAAACAAGGCGTTTCAGAGTGCCAAGCTCTACTATGGCCTGCGCTACAACCAAGCGGCCGTGACGTCGCTGGGCAACTTTACGACCCAGTATCCTGGCTCGGCCTACGGCGAACAGGCGGAGTATATTCGCCTGCAGGCGCAGTATGAGTGGGCCAGGGAAAGCATCGAGAGCAAGCAGCGCGAACGCTTTCTGGATGCCGTGTCGTTCTACCAGCACTTCATCGATACGTACCCGCAGAGTAAGAATATCCGCACGGCTCAGGCCATGTACGACGACAGCCGCACCGAGCTGGAGCGCCTCAAGAGCATTCCCGAAGCCCAATCGGCGGCCCAGGCCGCAATTGACCAAACGAATGCGGCCGCTCCCGAGCCACCCAAGCGCTCATCCGGCGGTGGGGGCGGCGGTGGCCGCCGGGGCCACTAACTAAGTAGCAAGAAAAAAGTAATAAGTAGTAAGTCTGATGCTTTTTGCTTGATTATCAGCCTGCTATGGCCTTGCTGCTTAATTCTGGCTACTTACTTAAATCAGTCATTTATAACAACGAATTGTCATTTCTCATGAAAACCCCCGCTTCCGCTTCCATCGTTACCCGCAATCTGGCCGACATCACGACTGAAAACAACAACGTGTACGAGGCGATTTCCATCATCTCGAAGCGCGCCAACCAGCTGTCGGTGAAGCTGAAAGAAGAGCTGACGGACCGCCTGGCCGAGTTCGCTACCACCGTCGATAACCTCGAAGAAGTGTTCGAAAACCGCGAGCAGATTGAAGTCAGCAAGCAGTATGAGCGCCAGCCCAAGCCCACCAGCCAGGCCATTGAGGAGTTTATCGCCGGCGAGCTGCACTACGAAACCCCCGAGGCCGCACCCGTTATTATCCCCCGCGAGTTGTTCTAAGGAGTGGTGCTTGGTGCTTGGGTTTTATGTTCTTTTGCCTTTGCCTTTTTTAGGAAAATGCCTGACCAAGCCCCAAGCGCCAAGCCCCACGCACTAGAAAACCGCCGTGTTCTGCTGGGTGTGAGCGGCAGCATTGCCGCCTACAAAGCCGCGCCGCTGGTGCGGCTGCTGGTGCAGGCTGGGGCCGAGGTGCAGGTTATCCTTACCGAAGCCGCCGCCGCCTTCGTCACGCCCCTCACGCTGGGTACCCTCTCCAAAAAGCCCGTCCTGACGGGCTTTTTGCGTGATGCGGCCAGTGGGCAGTGGCACAACCACGTGGAGCTGGGCCTGTGGGCCGAGGCCTACGTTATTGCCCCGGCCAGCGCCAACACGCTGGGTAACCTGGCCAACGGCCTGTGCCCTAATCTGCTGAGTGCCGTGTACTTATCGGCGCGCTGCCCCGTGTTCCTGGCCCCGGCAATGGACCTGGACATGTACGCCCACCCGGCCGTGCAGCAGAATATTCAGCGCCTGCGCTCGTTTGGCAACCACGTGTTTGATTCGCCCAGCGGCGAGTTGGCCAGCGGCCTCAGCGGCCCCGGCCGCATGCTGGAGCCCGAGCAGATTGTTGCCGAGCTGGAAGGTTTTTTTGTAAGGTAAGCAACTGTGCGGTAAGCTTTAGCTTGCCGTTTTCAGCAGATAAAAGAAGTTAATTTGGCAAGCTAAAGCTTACCGCACATTCGCCACTTATGCGCGTTCTCCTCACCGCTGGCCCCACCTACGAACCGCTCGACCCCGTGCGCTTTCTGGGCAACCGCTCGACGGGCAAGATGGGCTACGCCCTGGCCGAAGCCTTTGCCGCGACGGGTGCCACAGTCACGCTCATCAGCGGGCCGGTGGCCCTACCCCCCCCCGCCAGCCCGCTCGTGACGACGGTGCGCGTCGAAACGGCCCAGCAGATGTACGAGGCCGCCGTTCAGGCTGCGCCGCTGGCCGACGTGTGGGTATTTGCCGCCGCCGTGGCCGACTACCGGCCCGCCACCGTGGCCACCGAAAAGATTAAAAAAGCGGGTGAAACACTCACGCTGGAGCTGGTCAAGAGCGTGGACATTGCCGCCACGCTCGGCCTGAGCAAGCGCGCTGAACAATTTGCCGTCGGTTTTGCGTTGGAAACTACAGATGAGCTGGTGCACGCCCAGGACAAGCTGCACCGCAAAAACTTCGATTTAGTCGTGCTCAATTCCTTACGCGATGCCGGGGCGGGTTTTGGCCACGACACCAATAAAGTGACCGTGCTCGACCGCGCCGGGCAGGTGCTCAACTTTGAGCTACAAGCCAAAAGTGAGTTGGCGCACGCGCTGGTGGTCCTGATTTTGAACCGTTATGCTACTGTGTATGCGTAAGTTAATTGCCTTGTTCGCTTTGCTGCTGCTAGGGGGGGTAGGCGCCCAGGCCCAGGAGCTGAATGCCCAGGTGGCCGTGACGCTCGAAAACGCGACGATTACCGACCCTACCCTGGTGCAGCAGCTGCAAAAGAATATGACGGAATTTTTGAATACTCGCACCTGGACCCGGCAAGCCTACCGGCCCGAGGAGCGCATCAAGCTGCGCATGTTTGTGGGCATCACCGCAATTCCGCAGAATGGCACTTACCAGGCCACGATGCGTCTTATTGCTACCCGCCCGGTCTATGGTACCAGCTACGAAACTAACTTGCTGAACATCAACGACCGCAGCTTCAATTTTAACTATACGCCCCAGACGCCGCTTGACTTCGCGGCCAGCAGCTTCGTTAATAATTTGTCGTCGCTGCTGGCCTTTTACGCCTACCTGGTGATTGGCAGTGACCAGGACTCGTTTGCCCGGCTCGGCGGCTCGATTTATTACGACCAGGCACGGGTGATTATGCAATACTCAGTCAGCCAGAACACTACCACCGAGTCGGACCCCGGCTGGACCGATGCCAGCCCGCGCAACCGCTATTGGCTGCTCAACAACCTCACCGACCCGCAGCTCGAAGCCTTCCGCACTGGCCTGTACGCCTACTACCGGCTGGGTATGGACATTTTTATTGAAAAGCCCGACGAGGCGCGCACTTCCATCATGGCCGCGCTCACGGGTATTCAGAAGGCTAATGCCGTGCGGCCCAACACGTTATTCCTGCGCGCCTTTTTCGACGCCAAGGCCGACGAGATTACCAACGTCTTTCGCACTAGCACCAACATCGAACAAAAGCAGCAGCTCCTGGCCCTGCTCACCGACGTGGACCCCGGCAACCTAGCGAAATACCAAACCATAAATCGCTAATAAATCGCGGATTGAGCAGATTACGCCGATTTCGCAGATTCAGACGACCA from Hymenobacter psoromatis includes the following:
- a CDS encoding DNA-directed RNA polymerase subunit omega, with the translated sequence MKTPASASIVTRNLADITTENNNVYEAISIISKRANQLSVKLKEELTDRLAEFATTVDNLEEVFENREQIEVSKQYERQPKPTSQAIEEFIAGELHYETPEAAPVIIPRELF
- a CDS encoding phosphopantothenoylcysteine decarboxylase, producing the protein MRVLLTAGPTYEPLDPVRFLGNRSTGKMGYALAEAFAATGATVTLISGPVALPPPASPLVTTVRVETAQQMYEAAVQAAPLADVWVFAAAVADYRPATVATEKIKKAGETLTLELVKSVDIAATLGLSKRAEQFAVGFALETTDELVHAQDKLHRKNFDLVVLNSLRDAGAGFGHDTNKVTVLDRAGQVLNFELQAKSELAHALVVLILNRYATVYA